A stretch of Chloroflexota bacterium DNA encodes these proteins:
- the lgt gene encoding prolipoprotein diacylglyceryl transferase gives MEYIFKTGGFGLRWYSFLVAVGLALGTMTAYFEAKRRGEKTEEVFNALLIAVPFAIIGARIYHVIHEWGFYSDHPSRILRIDEGGIGIYGAVIGSVLAMVIFTRMRKLNMWRWMDIGAPGLLVGQIIGRWGNYFNEELYGKPTDAPWAITIPSEKRLDGYEGFTSFHPLFLYESLLNLIGLGLFYYISRKYVKRLQDGDIALMYGLWYGAVRLALENFRIGNWKVAEEVPTATIISIAAIVLCGGALLYRHWIKPGKGQTANPASV, from the coding sequence ATGGAATATATCTTCAAAACCGGCGGTTTCGGCCTACGCTGGTACAGCTTCCTCGTTGCGGTTGGGTTGGCGTTGGGGACAATGACGGCTTACTTTGAGGCGAAGCGGCGCGGGGAGAAGACGGAAGAGGTCTTCAACGCGCTGCTGATCGCAGTGCCGTTCGCTATCATCGGCGCGCGTATCTATCACGTGATCCACGAGTGGGGCTTCTATAGCGACCACCCTTCGCGCATCCTTCGCATTGACGAAGGAGGCATCGGCATCTATGGGGCGGTGATCGGCAGTGTGCTGGCGATGGTCATCTTCACCAGGATGCGGAAGCTGAACATGTGGCGATGGATGGACATCGGCGCGCCGGGGCTGCTGGTGGGCCAGATCATCGGCCGCTGGGGGAACTACTTCAACGAGGAGCTGTACGGCAAACCGACGGATGCGCCGTGGGCCATCACGATTCCATCTGAGAAGCGGCTGGACGGCTACGAGGGGTTCACGAGCTTTCACCCGCTTTTTCTCTATGAATCGCTGTTGAATCTCATCGGCCTGGGACTCTTCTACTACATCAGTCGGAAATACGTGAAGCGGCTGCAGGACGGCGATATCGCGCTGATGTACGGCCTCTGGTACGGCGCGGTGCGCCTGGCGCTGGAGAACTTCCGCATCGGCAACTGGAAGGTGGCTGAGGAAGTGCCGACGGCGACGATCATCTCCATCGCGGCGATCGTGCTGTGCGGCGGCGCGCTCCTCTACCGTCACTGGATCAAGCCGGGAAAAGGCCAGACGGCGAACCCTGCAAGTGTGTAG